The Saccopteryx leptura isolate mSacLep1 chromosome 2, mSacLep1_pri_phased_curated, whole genome shotgun sequence genome has a window encoding:
- the TAS2R4 gene encoding taste receptor type 2 member 4, translated as MLQMAFYSAIIVSFILHPVGLLVNLFIVVVHCRTWVKSHQLSSSDRILFSVGITRFLMLGLCLLEATLFLISLNDEQPAYLRTFFLLSWIFLDSSSLWFITLLNIFYCVKITNLQHPIFLLLRQNLSAKMPRLLLACVLISAFTTLLHAVLRHTLRFPEFVTWRNGTGLNIEEGLSSLVFSMFSSLFLQFVMNVASASLLIHSLRRHMWKMQRNASGLWRPQTDAYMGAMKLMACFLLIYIPCSAAVLFCYLSSSVRMGLGTKAVCMIISICYPSVHSVVIVLTHPKLKSQAKQILCFNK; from the coding sequence ATGCTCCAAATGGCCTTCTACTCCGCTATTATTGTCTCCTTCATTTTGCACCCTGTAGGACTCCTTGTGAATCTGTTTATCGTGGTGGTCCATTGCAGGACTTGGGTCAAAAGCCACCAACTCTCCTCTTCTGATAGGATCCTGTTCAGCGTGGGCATCACTCGATTTCTCATGCTGGGCCTATGTCTCCTGGAGGCCACCCTCTTCTTAATCTCTCTGAACGACGAACAGCCAGCCTACCTACGCACTTTCTTCCTGCTCTCTTGGATATTTTTGGACTCCAGTAGTCTCTGGTTCATAACTTTGCTCAACATCTTCTACTGTGTGAAGATTACTAACTTGCAACACCCCATATTCCTCCTGCTCAGACAGAACCTCTCCGCAAAGATGCCTCGGCTGCTGCTGGCCTGTGTGCTGATCTCTGCTTTCACCACGCTCCTGCATGCGGTGCTCAGACACACGTTGCGCTTTCCTGAGTTTGTGACCTGGAGGAACGGCACGGGACTGAACATTGAAGAGGGCCTCTCGTCTTTGGTGTTCTCCATGTTCTCGAGCTTGTTCCTCCAGTTTGTCATGAACGTGGCATCTGCGTCCTTGTTAATACACTCTTTGAGGAGACACATGTGGAAGATGCAGAGGAACGCCAGCGGCCTTTGGCGACCCCAGACTGATGCTTACATGGGGGCCATGAAATTGATGGCCTGTTTCCTCCTCATCTACATCCCCTGCTCGGCTGCTGTCCTGTTCTgttatctctcttcttctgtcaGGATGGGTTTGGGGACCAAGGCCGTGTGCATGATCATTTCTATCTGCTACCCTTCGGTGCATTCTGTTGTCATTGTGCTCACACATCCTAAACTGAAAAGCCAAGCCAAGCAGATTCTCTGTTTCAACAAGTAG